TATCAATAGTGCTCGAATCCATGGCAATGCCTGAATACCATAGTTCATCTCTCCTGTCCTTGAAATCTGAACAAAGAAGCTTCAACTCGCAAGTCAGAACTCCCTTTAACCATTGTGTCTCTAGGCAAAGTGCTGAACCCTCAGCTTATGCAATGAACCTCAATGTGCCTGAACAGGATACGAGCAATTCCAACAACTGctacatggaaggaaataaaacaaaccaGCTTCATGCGCACCTGAAAGGGAATTTCTTCGAGGATTCGGTGCCATCCTATTCCAGCAGGGCCATTATTTCACAGTTTCTGGAGAAAGCTTCCAAGAAGAAGAATTCAGCAGATCATGAGCTAATCTTCTCTGCAAGGAACCTGTCCTGTTCCACTGCTGACTCATTTCAGGAGGAGAGAAACAATAACTTCTCCAAAGATGGTGGGCAGGATCTCGGCTCGTCTTTCAGTCAGCATCATACTACGAACCCAGGTGAAGGGGATCGATTGTTTAATGAACATTTGCAAGCAAAGAGGGCAAGAGTAGAGAACATCATCCGAGGAATGAACAGTTCTCCAAATGCCAACCTTCCCAACAGTGAGCTCGAGAGGGAGAGTGGTCAAAGGCGAGGAAGTTTGATGAGCCTGTACAAAGAGAATAAGCGGAAGCAGAGACTTccacagcagcagcaacagcaggAGGAGAATCCCAGGAGGAGTCCCGGACTAGCTTCATCCCTGAAGCAGCTCAGGAGAGAGGAGTGCCATAGACTGAAGCAGCAGCTCCAGGAAATGCAGGAAAAGCTCCTTGAACTTCAGGAAAAGTTTTTCCAGGTATATGATGCCAGTGAATCAGAACATGAGGACCAAGAGGACACGTCTGACTCCAGTTTCCATTTGGGTAGTACTGAGAATGGAGGAAATGCTTCGGAAAGGTATCACGGTAACCTTTCAGACATGGACCAAGGTCTCTGTGTTGACTATGTTCAGACAATTAGCCATGAGGAAGAACTGACAACAGGAAAGGAAGCAAATAAACATTATGATGTGAACAAAAAATTCAACCATTGTAATCATTTTGGTTTCTCTTTAGTGGAGGGTGGATATCTCGCAGAATCTCTTAAATATGAACTAACCAATGCAGTGGCTCACATTGTAGACTCGGCCGTACAGTTGTTCTCTGTTAAACCTTCCACCACTTCTTCTCAGTCACTTCAAAGCTTGCCAGCCGCCAGGCCCAAGAGCACCACACAAAGTGAGAATACAAACCTAAGGATGACAAGTCACGAGTTTCAGTGCCCTCAAGATTCGGTGATGATGCATCGATACTTTGACAACTGTCGAGACCCCTGTACCTTCGAAGTTCATGATCAGACAGAAGCGATACCATTGGTGGTGAGAAAGTCACCCCAAAGCCAGCCTAATCTTGTTGGTCCAATTATTAAACAGGCCTGTCAAATGCCTCATAACAAACCACCTTTAACATTAGTTCTGGACTCCCAGATGTCTCTGACTGAATTGCCTGAGCCTATTTTGAGATACAACGTGCAGAATGACATGGGACATAACTTCGCTGTAACTGCAAAAGACAATGTTGCTTCTAAACCAACGTGCCTTTCATGGGATACTGTCAAACTAAGGTCAAAGGTTACCTCGCATCACACAGCACATCAGTCGTACCCAGGCTTCCGGCAAAAGCCAGCAGAGAACCTCGGTCTTTCTCACATCAAGTCTGAATGTGGGGAGCTGCAATCCATGGTGGAGGTCACTCCATACTCCCTGGCAAACGTATCCTTTCTATATGTTACCTTGTAAAGTTAAAGAACATTATAAAAATCTTGCACGTGTCAGACATGGTTGGaatttctctctctgcaaccAGTCTTCACCATCATGACCACCTCTTCCAGTACCAGGGAATTCCATTTCCTTTCCTACTGGTTTCCCAGCCTGTCAGAATGATATTGACACTTCGGCAGTACTGATTATACAGTACTGTTGcctcacaaactaccaccaaGTGCATTAGATTACCTCAAATTCATGACAGTTAAATTATCTGCAACCGAGAAAATCTGCACATTGGCTTAATGAATTCATTTTTGGGTATTAGATGTAGATGATGTGATCTGGCCagctctctcctttcttgagCCGACGTGCACAACCCAGGTCAAGCTACATgactaataaaacaaaaataagaccAGCTATTTTTATACAGCATCTTGCATTGACGCTTCAGACAATGCTTTGGCCACAAAAAATGAATCATACCACTGCTTGCATCTGTAAATCCTGAGGAGCTTAAATCAGATAACATGGAGTCAAATAAGCAGATGTTAGGGTGAGGGGTCTGAACTTATTGTGGTTATGTTACTAAATGA
The window above is part of the Pristis pectinata isolate sPriPec2 chromosome 1, sPriPec2.1.pri, whole genome shotgun sequence genome. Proteins encoded here:
- the prox2 gene encoding prospero homeobox protein 2; this translates as MPEYHSSSLLSLKSEQRSFNSQVRTPFNHCVSRQSAEPSAYAMNLNVPEQDTSNSNNCYMEGNKTNQLHAHLKGNFFEDSVPSYSSRAIISQFLEKASKKKNSADHELIFSARNLSCSTADSFQEERNNNFSKDGGQDLGSSFSQHHTTNPGEGDRLFNEHLQAKRARVENIIRGMNSSPNANLPNSELERESGQRRGSLMSLYKENKRKQRLPQQQQQQEENPRRSPGLASSLKQLRREECHRLKQQLQEMQEKLLELQEKFFQVYDASESEHEDQEDTSDSSFHLGSTENGGNASERYHGNLSDMDQGLCVDYVQTISHEEELTTGKEANKHYDVNKKFNHCNHFGFSLVEGGYLAESLKYELTNAVAHIVDSAVQLFSVKPSTTSSQSLQSLPAARPKSTTQSENTNLRMTSHEFQCPQDSVMMHRYFDNCRDPCTFEVHDQTEAIPLVVRKSPQSQPNLVGPIIKQACQMPHNKPPLTLVLDSQMSLTELPEPILRYNVQNDMGHNFAVTAKDNVASKPTCLSWDTVKLRSKVTSHHTAHQSYPGFRQKPAENLGLSHIKSECGELQSMVEVTPYSLATIQEGLTPNHLKKAKLMFFYTRYPSSTTLKTYFSDVKFNRCITSQLIKWFSNFREFYYIQMEKFARQAVNDGITDATDLKVTRDSDLYRALNGHYNKANDFQIPKEFLEVAEVTLREFFNAVKSGKDSDPSWKKSIYKVISKLDTEVPEMFNSQGCLQDILYD